A DNA window from Linepithema humile isolate Giens D197 chromosome 6, Lhum_UNIL_v1.0, whole genome shotgun sequence contains the following coding sequences:
- the l(1)G0196 gene encoding inositol hexakisphosphate and diphosphoinositol-pentakisphosphate kinase 2 isoform X1: MSYTELEHGYQGLKNASRPMFYIGDINTVQSSIIPSIYRSKRAGIYLIIRQIIRARMPELPEGCTQDDAYSGSDAEGEGKQVLVGICAMAKKSQSKPMKEILTRLEEFEYIKIVVFPEEVILKESVENWPIVDCLISFHSKGFPLDKAINYANLRNPFIINNLPMQYDIQDRRRVYAILESEGIEIPRYAVLDRDSLDPKQHELVESEDHVEVNGITFNKPFVEKPVSAEDHNIYIYYPTSAGGGSQRLFRKIGSRSSVYSPESRVRKSGSYIYEDFMPTDGTDVKVYTVGPDYAHAEARKSPALDGKVERDSEGKEIRYPVILNNAEKLISRKVCLAFKQTVCGFDLLRANGQSFVCDVNGFSFVKNSNKYYDDCAKILGNMILRELAPTLHIPWSVPFQLDDPPIVPTTFGKMMELRCVVAVIRHGDRTPKQKMKVEVRHPKFFEIFSKYDGYKHGHVKLKRPKQLQEILDTARSLLAEIQHRAAGPELEEKQGKLEQLKSVLEMYGHFSGINRKVQLKYQPRGRPRGSSSDDGSDLNRLGEPSLVLILKWGGELTPAGRIQAEELGRIFRCMYPGGQGRHLSEEETEMLPSHGEYAGAQGLGLLRLHSTFRHDLKIYASDEGRVQMTAAAFAKGLLALEGELTPILVQMVKSANTNGLLDNDCDSSKYQNMVKTRLHELLQQDREFTREDREQINPGNALSINAALDFVKNPVRCCQHVHSLIQKLLDIVRIKKEDPKTKDTILYHGETWELMGRRWGKIEKDFCTKNKRFDISKIPDIYDCIKYDLQHNNHTLQFEHAEELYTYAKSLADIVIPQEYGLTVQEKLTIGQGICTPLLKKIRADLQRNIEESEETVNRLNPRYSHGVSSPGRHVRTRLYFTSESHVHSLLTVLRYGGLLDVVKDEQWRRAMEYVSMVSELNYMSQIVVMLYEDPTKDPSSEERFHVELHFSPGVNCCVQKNLPPGPGFRPHSRNESSHNMGESGGSGQDTSSQCSTRIEEEDAELGIMEDEIVNPAAQADTPPPLVESDAVDSMLDSPTTSRAIDMMDLDPNMMDEPYDSGFLQSSAPIPISARTVAGHEAARLSSQLAASQRQRRSRETGGTIVEPRARSYDHQRQEKSEKAADKLQYQSLDAVNKEAAEPTPRKCRDDRRMCTCPRKPVALSQSYSSPELPVSSNESFASTCTARDGRQPSPAAITSSSLHVSSSSSGSRTVTEYRWRPCHDRKYERSFSEVTLLRPVQICDTRPRIIQPDPACTARRHRHSISGQMSYFKLLGYNVSKKLTGSANSLFSTAVISGSSSAPNLKDMVPPHASAVAAIEGFGGVPPIRPLETLHNALSLRQLDSFLDMMTTAPLYRTPASSPPKSSPAGSTHESLNPSLGHAGISREYHSSDTEAVRYRKKLHKARPYIMPTPIQYKPLGEAEACDTRNLPSPTSPNSTGWSSEPQSFLSSEPSSPAPTSTGECSMSISLISNDGAQLFNTARKYSPTPCLDVDFNEFCMRLDENRESRGSVSYTDYYSNEDGQIRKLAQLPQVIQSGAGSAQTKLVCGDDLPCDNIDDDEDHTLTLKQSEEQKKQDVKSIFEQRDDVNPAKLSSSYKKIGRFRVESTDVSRGDVRFKETDNNASDRAKPPTPQKSDASTGKSTAEKARKDFKKGGSPHTSQKRKNFSRSQSVTTPKPVAPKVEQNFSYSRQSSFSTMSDADLEDWKLSTLDSTASHSPSQQKEPILTVASSLTDSSNITVGFDVKEEETK, from the exons ATGTCTTACACTGAGTTGGAACACGGTTATCAG GGTCTCAAAAATGCAAGCAGACCAATGTTCTACATAGGAGATATAAATACGGTGCAATCGTCTATTATTCCTTCAATCTATCGTTCGAAAAGA GCAGGGATTTATCTCATTATAAGACAAATTATTCGAGCACGAATG CCTGAATTGCCAGAAGGTTGCACCCAAGATGATGCTTACAGCGGTAGCGATGCGGAAGGAGAAGGAAAGCAAGTCCTGGTCGGGATATGCGCAATGGCGAAGAAATCGCAGAGTAAGCCGATGAAAGAGATTTTAACGAGGCTCGAGGAATTCGAGTATATCAAAATTGTTGTGTTTCCGGAAGAAGTGATATTGAAg GAGTCTGTTGAAAATTGGCCTATAGTCGATTGCTTGATAAGTTTCCACAGTAAAGGCTTCCCTCTTGATAAAGCTATAAATTACGCGAACTTACGTAATCCGTTTATCATTAACAATCTTCCGATGCAGTATGACATCCAG GACCGGCGAAGAGTTTACGCCATACTGGAGAGCGAGGGTATCGAAATTCCACGGTATGCCGTACTTGACAGAGATTCACTGGACCCAAAAC AGCACGAACTGGTGGAATCGGAGGATCACGTGGAGGTGAACGGTATTACTTTCAACAAGCCATTCGTGGAGAAACCAGTATCGGCTGAAGATCacaacatttacatttattatccTACCTCGGCTGGAGGCGGTAGTCAGAGATTATTTAGAAAg ATAGGTAGTCGTAGTAGCGTATATTCGCCGGAATCTCGCGTCCGCAAGAGTGGTTCTTATATCTACGAAGATTTTATGCCCACCGATGGCACCGACGTTAAAGTTTACACCGTGGGACCTGATTACGCACACGCCGAAGCGAGAAAGAGCCCGGCACTCGACGGCAAAGTCGAGAGAGACTCAGAGGGCAAGGAGATACGTTATCCGGTGATACTGAACAATGCCGAGAAACTTATTAGCAGAAAAGTGTGTTTGGCTTTCAAGCAAACGGTGTGCGGTTTCGATTTGCTGAG agcGAACGGTCAGTCGTTCGTGTGCGACGTGAATGGATTTAGTTTTGTAAAAAACTCGAATAAGTATTACGATGACTGTGCCAAGATTTTGGGGAATATGATACTGAGGGAATTGGCACCCACATTACACATTCCGTGGAGCGTTCCCTTTCAGTTGGACGATCCTCCCATTGTGCCAACTACATTTGGCAAAAT gATGGAGCTGCGCTGCGTTGTGGCGGTTATCAGACACGGCGACAGAACGCCAAAGCAGAAAATGAAGGTGGAAGTGCGTCATCCCAA atttttcgagatattctCAAAGTACGACGGCTACAAGCACGGCCATGTGAAACTGAAGCGACCCAAGCAACTGCAAGAGATTCTCGATACAGCACGTAGTTTATTAGCCGAGATACAGCATCGCGCAGCGGGACCCGAGTTGGAAGAAAAGCAGGGAAAGCTGGAGCAGCTGAAGAGTGTTTTGGAAAT GTACGGACATTTTTCTGGAATAAATCGCAAGGTGCAGTTGAAGTATCAACCGCGGGGGCGACCGCGAGGAAGTTCTTCCGACGACGGTAGCGATCTTA aTCGACTTGGGGAACCATCTCTCGTCCTGATACTGAAGTGGGGCGGGGAATTGACGCCAGCTGGACGTATTCAAGCGGAAGAACTGGGACGCATATTCCGCTGCATGTACCCCGGTGGTCAAGGTAGACACCTTAGTG AGGAAGAAACAGAGATGTTACCAAGCCACG GTGAATACGCAGGTGCGCAAGGACTGGGTTTGTTACGTCTGCATTCCACATTTCGCCATGATTTGAAGATCTATGCTAGCGACGAGGGGCGCGTTCAGATGACCGCGGCGGCCTTCGCGAAAGGATTACTCGCGCTGGAGGGCGAGCTGACGCCTATTCTGGTGCAAATGGTGAAAAGTGCGAACACCAACGGCCTTCTGGACAACGACTGCGACAGCAGCAAGTATCAGAACAT GGTGAAAACACGTCTGCACGAGTTGCTACAACAGGACAGGGAGTTCACTCGCGAGGATCGGGAACAAATCAATCCAGGAAACGCATTGAGCATCAATGCGGCTTTAGACTTCGTCAAGAATCCGGTCCGGTGCTGCCAGCACGTTCACAGTCTCATCCAGAAACTTCTGGACATCGTGCGCATTAAGAAAGAAGATCCGAAGACGAAGGACACGATACTTTACCACGGCGAAACGTGGGAGCTAATGGGACGCCGCTGGGGGAAGATAGAGAAGGATTTCTGCACGAAGAACAAGCGCTTCGACATCTCGAAAATTCCCGACATTTACGATTGCATAAAGTATGACTTGCAGCACAATAATCATACGTTGCAATTTGAACACGCGGAAGAATTGTACACGTATGCTAAATCTTTGGCGGATATAGTAATTCCTcag GAATATGGTTTAACGGTTCAAGAGAAATTAACTATCGGGCAAGGTATTTGCACACCTTTGCTAAAGAAGATACGAGCTGATCTGCAACGAAATATCGAGGAATCTGAAGAGACCGTTAACAGGCTTAATCCTAG GTATTCCCACGGTGTTTCGAGCCCTGGGCGCCATGTGCGTACGAGATTATATTTCACAAGTGAGAGCCACGTACATTCCTTGCTTACTGTGTTGCGTTATGGCGGCTTACTTGAT GTGGTGAAAGACGAGCAGTGGCGACGCGCGATGGAATACGTCAGTATGGTCTCCGAGTTGAATTACATGTCGCAAATCGTCGTTATGCTGTACGAGGACCCGACCAAGGATCCAAGCAGCGAGGAACGTTTCCACGTCGAGTTACACTTCAGTCCCGGCGTCAACTGCTGCGTGCAAAAGAATCTGCCGCCTGGCCCCGGATTCAGGCCACATTCGCGGAATGAGAGCAGCCATAACATG GGGGAGAGTGGTGGTTCTGGTCAGGATACCAGTTCGCAATGCAGCACTCGGATAGAAGAGGAAGATGCGGAATTGGGAATTATGGAGGATGAAATTGTAAATCCCGCGGCACAAGCT gacACACCTCCACCATTAGTTGAATCCGACGCCGTGGACTCAATGCTGGACAGTCCGACGACCAGTCGCGCAATTGACATGATGGATCTGGATCCGAATATGATGGACGAACCATATGACAGCGGATTTTTACAGAGCTCAGCGCCGATTCCTATTAG TGCTAGAACCGTGGCTGGACACGAAGCCGCCAGGCTCAGCAGTCAATTGGCAGCGAGTCAACGGCAACGGCGAAGCAGAGAGACGGGTGGAACCATCGTGgaaccgcgcgcgcgaagcTACGATCATCAGCGGCAAGAAAAGTCCGAGAAAG CTGCGGACAAGCTGCAGTATCAGAGCTTGGACGCGGTCAACAAAGAAG CTGCGGAGCCGACTCCGAGGAAATGCCGTGACGACCGGCGGATGTGCACGTGTCCGAGAAAACCGGTGGCGCTATCGCAATCGTACAGCTCGCCGGAGCTGCCGGTTTCGTCGAACGAGAGCTTCGCTTCCACGTGCACTGCGCGCGACGGTAGACAGCCATCACCCGCGGCAATCACCTCTAGCTCGCTGCACGTTTCGTCGTCCTCTAGCGGCTCGCGGACTGTCACCGAGTACAGGTGGCGACCGTGCCACGACAGAAAGTACGAACGCTCGTTCTCCGAAGTGACCTTGCTCAGACCCGTCCAGATCTGCG ACACGCGACCTCGGATCATTCAACCTGATCCTGCCTGCACAGCAAGGCGCCACCGTCACAGTATCTCCGGACAGATGAGTTATTTCAAGCTGTTGGGCTACAATGTCAGCAAGAAGCTCACCGGCTCGGCCAACAGCCTGTTCAGCACTGCCGTAATAAGTGGCTCCTCGAGCGCGCCGAATCTCAAAGACATGGTGCCGCCGCACGCATCGGCGGTCGCCG CGATTGAAGGCTTTGGCGGGGTGCCGCCCATCAGACCCCTGGAGACCCTGCACAACGCGTTGTCGCTACGCCAGCTGGACTCGTTTCTGGATATGATGACCACCGCGCCGCTTTACCGCACTCCGGCCTCGTCGCCGCCCAAGTCGTCGCCGGCCGGGTCGACGCACGAGTCGCTCAATCCGTCCCTCGGCCACGCCGGGATCAGTCGCGAGTACCACTCTTCCGACACGGAAGCTGTCAGGTACCGTAAGAAATTACATAAAGCACGCCC GTACATCATGCCGACTCCGATACAGTACAAGCCTCTAGGCGAAGCGGAAGCATGTGACACCAGGAATCTGCCGTCGCCCACCAGTCCGAACA GCACAGGATGGAGCAGCGAGCCGCAGTCCTTCCTGTCTTCCGAGCCGTCGTCACCGGCGCCAACGTCGACGGGCGAATGCAGTATGTCTATAAGTTTAATCAGCAACGATGG TGCTCAACTGTTTAACACCGCGCGGAAATACTCCCCGACTCCTTGCCTGGACGTCGATTTTAACGAATTTTGTATGCGTCTCGATGAGAACCGCGAGAGTCGCGGCAGTGTTTCATATACGGATTATTACAGCAACGAGGATGGTCAGATACGTAAATTGGCGCAATTGCCGCAAGTGATACAGTCAGGTGCCGGTAGCGCGCAGACGAAGCTCGTGTGCGGCGACGATCTTCCGTGCGACAAtatcgacgacgacgaggatcACACGTTGACTCTGAAGCAGAGCGAGGAGCAAAAGAAGCAGGACGTTAAATCGATATTCGAGCAGAGGGACGACGTTAATCCCGCGAAACTCAGCAGCAGCTACAAGAAGATCGGACG TTTTCGTGTGGAAAGTACGGATGTATCGCGTGGCGATGTCAGATTCAAAGAGACCGACAACAACGCTTCCGACAGAGCGAAACCGCCCACGCCTCAGAAATCCGACGCTTCCACCGGGAAGTCCACCGCGGAAAAGGCGAGGAAGGACTTCAAAAAGGGCGGCAGTCCGCACACGTCTCAGAAGCGGAAGAATTTCTCGCGCTCGCAGAGCGTCACGACTCCCAAACCCGTCGCACCGAAAGTCGAGCAGAATTTCAGTTATTCGAGGCAGAGCTCATTTTCGACCATGTCTGATGCGGATCTGGAGGATTGGAAATTGAGCACACTGGATTCAACCGCGTCGCATTCGCCGAGCCAGCAAAAGGAACCTATATTAACTGTGGCCAGCAGTCTTACGGATAGCTCTAACATCACAGTCGGCTTCGATGTTAAAGAGgaggaaacaaaataa
- the l(1)G0196 gene encoding inositol hexakisphosphate and diphosphoinositol-pentakisphosphate kinase 2 isoform X5, producing MSYTELEHGYQGLKNASRPMFYIGDINTVQSSIIPSIYRSKRAGIYLIIRQIIRARMPELPEGCTQDDAYSGSDAEGEGKQVLVGICAMAKKSQSKPMKEILTRLEEFEYIKIVVFPEEVILKESVENWPIVDCLISFHSKGFPLDKAINYANLRNPFIINNLPMQYDIQDRRRVYAILESEGIEIPRYAVLDRDSLDPKQHELVESEDHVEVNGITFNKPFVEKPVSAEDHNIYIYYPTSAGGGSQRLFRKIGSRSSVYSPESRVRKSGSYIYEDFMPTDGTDVKVYTVGPDYAHAEARKSPALDGKVERDSEGKEIRYPVILNNAEKLISRKVCLAFKQTVCGFDLLRANGQSFVCDVNGFSFVKNSNKYYDDCAKILGNMILRELAPTLHIPWSVPFQLDDPPIVPTTFGKMMELRCVVAVIRHGDRTPKQKMKVEVRHPKFFEIFSKYDGYKHGHVKLKRPKQLQEILDTARSLLAEIQHRAAGPELEEKQGKLEQLKSVLEMYGHFSGINRKVQLKYQPRGRPRGSSSDDGSDLNRLGEPSLVLILKWGGELTPAGRIQAEELGRIFRCMYPGGQGRHLSEEETEMLPSHGEYAGAQGLGLLRLHSTFRHDLKIYASDEGRVQMTAAAFAKGLLALEGELTPILVQMVKSANTNGLLDNDCDSSKYQNMVKTRLHELLQQDREFTREDREQINPGNALSINAALDFVKNPVRCCQHVHSLIQKLLDIVRIKKEDPKTKDTILYHGETWELMGRRWGKIEKDFCTKNKRFDISKIPDIYDCIKYDLQHNNHTLQFEHAEELYTYAKSLADIVIPQEYGLTVQEKLTIGQGICTPLLKKIRADLQRNIEESEETVNRLNPRYSHGVSSPGRHVRTRLYFTSESHVHSLLTVLRYGGLLDVVKDEQWRRAMEYVSMVSELNYMSQIVVMLYEDPTKDPSSEERFHVELHFSPGVNCCVQKNLPPGPGFRPHSRNESSHNMGESGGSGQDTSSQCSTRIEEEDAELGIMEDEIVNPAAQADTPPPLVESDAVDSMLDSPTTSRAIDMMDLDPNMMDEPYDSGFLQSSAPIPISARTVAGHEAARLSSQLAASQRQRRSRETGGTIVEPRARSYDHQRQEKSEKAADKLQYQSLDAVNKEAAEPTPRKCRDDRRMCTCPRKPVALSQSYSSPELPVSSNESFASTCTARDGRQPSPAAITSSSLHVSSSSSGSRTVTEYRWRPCHDRKYERSFSEVTLLRPVQICDTRPRIIQPDPACTARRHRHSISGQMSYFKLLGYNVSKKLTGSANSLFSTAVISGSSSAPNLKDMVPPHASAVAAIEGFGGVPPIRPLETLHNALSLRQLDSFLDMMTTAPLYRTPASSPPKSSPAGSTHESLNPSLGHAGISREYHSSDTEAVRYIMPTPIQYKPLGEAEACDTRNLPSPTSPNSTGWSSEPQSFLSSEPSSPAPTSTGECSMSISLISNDGAQLFNTARKYSPTPCLDVDFNEFCMRLDENRESRGSVSYTDYYSNEDGQIRKLAQLPQVIQSGAGSAQTKLVCGDDLPCDNIDDDEDHTLTLKQSEEQKKQDVKSIFEQRDDVNPAKLSSSYKKIGRFRVESTDVSRGDVRFKETDNNASDRAKPPTPQKSDASTGKSTAEKARKDFKKGGSPHTSQKRKNFSRSQSVTTPKPVAPKVEQNFSYSRQSSFSTMSDADLEDWKLSTLDSTASHSPSQQKEPILTVASSLTDSSNITVGFDVKEEETK from the exons ATGTCTTACACTGAGTTGGAACACGGTTATCAG GGTCTCAAAAATGCAAGCAGACCAATGTTCTACATAGGAGATATAAATACGGTGCAATCGTCTATTATTCCTTCAATCTATCGTTCGAAAAGA GCAGGGATTTATCTCATTATAAGACAAATTATTCGAGCACGAATG CCTGAATTGCCAGAAGGTTGCACCCAAGATGATGCTTACAGCGGTAGCGATGCGGAAGGAGAAGGAAAGCAAGTCCTGGTCGGGATATGCGCAATGGCGAAGAAATCGCAGAGTAAGCCGATGAAAGAGATTTTAACGAGGCTCGAGGAATTCGAGTATATCAAAATTGTTGTGTTTCCGGAAGAAGTGATATTGAAg GAGTCTGTTGAAAATTGGCCTATAGTCGATTGCTTGATAAGTTTCCACAGTAAAGGCTTCCCTCTTGATAAAGCTATAAATTACGCGAACTTACGTAATCCGTTTATCATTAACAATCTTCCGATGCAGTATGACATCCAG GACCGGCGAAGAGTTTACGCCATACTGGAGAGCGAGGGTATCGAAATTCCACGGTATGCCGTACTTGACAGAGATTCACTGGACCCAAAAC AGCACGAACTGGTGGAATCGGAGGATCACGTGGAGGTGAACGGTATTACTTTCAACAAGCCATTCGTGGAGAAACCAGTATCGGCTGAAGATCacaacatttacatttattatccTACCTCGGCTGGAGGCGGTAGTCAGAGATTATTTAGAAAg ATAGGTAGTCGTAGTAGCGTATATTCGCCGGAATCTCGCGTCCGCAAGAGTGGTTCTTATATCTACGAAGATTTTATGCCCACCGATGGCACCGACGTTAAAGTTTACACCGTGGGACCTGATTACGCACACGCCGAAGCGAGAAAGAGCCCGGCACTCGACGGCAAAGTCGAGAGAGACTCAGAGGGCAAGGAGATACGTTATCCGGTGATACTGAACAATGCCGAGAAACTTATTAGCAGAAAAGTGTGTTTGGCTTTCAAGCAAACGGTGTGCGGTTTCGATTTGCTGAG agcGAACGGTCAGTCGTTCGTGTGCGACGTGAATGGATTTAGTTTTGTAAAAAACTCGAATAAGTATTACGATGACTGTGCCAAGATTTTGGGGAATATGATACTGAGGGAATTGGCACCCACATTACACATTCCGTGGAGCGTTCCCTTTCAGTTGGACGATCCTCCCATTGTGCCAACTACATTTGGCAAAAT gATGGAGCTGCGCTGCGTTGTGGCGGTTATCAGACACGGCGACAGAACGCCAAAGCAGAAAATGAAGGTGGAAGTGCGTCATCCCAA atttttcgagatattctCAAAGTACGACGGCTACAAGCACGGCCATGTGAAACTGAAGCGACCCAAGCAACTGCAAGAGATTCTCGATACAGCACGTAGTTTATTAGCCGAGATACAGCATCGCGCAGCGGGACCCGAGTTGGAAGAAAAGCAGGGAAAGCTGGAGCAGCTGAAGAGTGTTTTGGAAAT GTACGGACATTTTTCTGGAATAAATCGCAAGGTGCAGTTGAAGTATCAACCGCGGGGGCGACCGCGAGGAAGTTCTTCCGACGACGGTAGCGATCTTA aTCGACTTGGGGAACCATCTCTCGTCCTGATACTGAAGTGGGGCGGGGAATTGACGCCAGCTGGACGTATTCAAGCGGAAGAACTGGGACGCATATTCCGCTGCATGTACCCCGGTGGTCAAGGTAGACACCTTAGTG AGGAAGAAACAGAGATGTTACCAAGCCACG GTGAATACGCAGGTGCGCAAGGACTGGGTTTGTTACGTCTGCATTCCACATTTCGCCATGATTTGAAGATCTATGCTAGCGACGAGGGGCGCGTTCAGATGACCGCGGCGGCCTTCGCGAAAGGATTACTCGCGCTGGAGGGCGAGCTGACGCCTATTCTGGTGCAAATGGTGAAAAGTGCGAACACCAACGGCCTTCTGGACAACGACTGCGACAGCAGCAAGTATCAGAACAT GGTGAAAACACGTCTGCACGAGTTGCTACAACAGGACAGGGAGTTCACTCGCGAGGATCGGGAACAAATCAATCCAGGAAACGCATTGAGCATCAATGCGGCTTTAGACTTCGTCAAGAATCCGGTCCGGTGCTGCCAGCACGTTCACAGTCTCATCCAGAAACTTCTGGACATCGTGCGCATTAAGAAAGAAGATCCGAAGACGAAGGACACGATACTTTACCACGGCGAAACGTGGGAGCTAATGGGACGCCGCTGGGGGAAGATAGAGAAGGATTTCTGCACGAAGAACAAGCGCTTCGACATCTCGAAAATTCCCGACATTTACGATTGCATAAAGTATGACTTGCAGCACAATAATCATACGTTGCAATTTGAACACGCGGAAGAATTGTACACGTATGCTAAATCTTTGGCGGATATAGTAATTCCTcag GAATATGGTTTAACGGTTCAAGAGAAATTAACTATCGGGCAAGGTATTTGCACACCTTTGCTAAAGAAGATACGAGCTGATCTGCAACGAAATATCGAGGAATCTGAAGAGACCGTTAACAGGCTTAATCCTAG GTATTCCCACGGTGTTTCGAGCCCTGGGCGCCATGTGCGTACGAGATTATATTTCACAAGTGAGAGCCACGTACATTCCTTGCTTACTGTGTTGCGTTATGGCGGCTTACTTGAT GTGGTGAAAGACGAGCAGTGGCGACGCGCGATGGAATACGTCAGTATGGTCTCCGAGTTGAATTACATGTCGCAAATCGTCGTTATGCTGTACGAGGACCCGACCAAGGATCCAAGCAGCGAGGAACGTTTCCACGTCGAGTTACACTTCAGTCCCGGCGTCAACTGCTGCGTGCAAAAGAATCTGCCGCCTGGCCCCGGATTCAGGCCACATTCGCGGAATGAGAGCAGCCATAACATG GGGGAGAGTGGTGGTTCTGGTCAGGATACCAGTTCGCAATGCAGCACTCGGATAGAAGAGGAAGATGCGGAATTGGGAATTATGGAGGATGAAATTGTAAATCCCGCGGCACAAGCT gacACACCTCCACCATTAGTTGAATCCGACGCCGTGGACTCAATGCTGGACAGTCCGACGACCAGTCGCGCAATTGACATGATGGATCTGGATCCGAATATGATGGACGAACCATATGACAGCGGATTTTTACAGAGCTCAGCGCCGATTCCTATTAG TGCTAGAACCGTGGCTGGACACGAAGCCGCCAGGCTCAGCAGTCAATTGGCAGCGAGTCAACGGCAACGGCGAAGCAGAGAGACGGGTGGAACCATCGTGgaaccgcgcgcgcgaagcTACGATCATCAGCGGCAAGAAAAGTCCGAGAAAG CTGCGGACAAGCTGCAGTATCAGAGCTTGGACGCGGTCAACAAAGAAG CTGCGGAGCCGACTCCGAGGAAATGCCGTGACGACCGGCGGATGTGCACGTGTCCGAGAAAACCGGTGGCGCTATCGCAATCGTACAGCTCGCCGGAGCTGCCGGTTTCGTCGAACGAGAGCTTCGCTTCCACGTGCACTGCGCGCGACGGTAGACAGCCATCACCCGCGGCAATCACCTCTAGCTCGCTGCACGTTTCGTCGTCCTCTAGCGGCTCGCGGACTGTCACCGAGTACAGGTGGCGACCGTGCCACGACAGAAAGTACGAACGCTCGTTCTCCGAAGTGACCTTGCTCAGACCCGTCCAGATCTGCG ACACGCGACCTCGGATCATTCAACCTGATCCTGCCTGCACAGCAAGGCGCCACCGTCACAGTATCTCCGGACAGATGAGTTATTTCAAGCTGTTGGGCTACAATGTCAGCAAGAAGCTCACCGGCTCGGCCAACAGCCTGTTCAGCACTGCCGTAATAAGTGGCTCCTCGAGCGCGCCGAATCTCAAAGACATGGTGCCGCCGCACGCATCGGCGGTCGCCG CGATTGAAGGCTTTGGCGGGGTGCCGCCCATCAGACCCCTGGAGACCCTGCACAACGCGTTGTCGCTACGCCAGCTGGACTCGTTTCTGGATATGATGACCACCGCGCCGCTTTACCGCACTCCGGCCTCGTCGCCGCCCAAGTCGTCGCCGGCCGGGTCGACGCACGAGTCGCTCAATCCGTCCCTCGGCCACGCCGGGATCAGTCGCGAGTACCACTCTTCCGACACGGAAGCTGTCAG GTACATCATGCCGACTCCGATACAGTACAAGCCTCTAGGCGAAGCGGAAGCATGTGACACCAGGAATCTGCCGTCGCCCACCAGTCCGAACA GCACAGGATGGAGCAGCGAGCCGCAGTCCTTCCTGTCTTCCGAGCCGTCGTCACCGGCGCCAACGTCGACGGGCGAATGCAGTATGTCTATAAGTTTAATCAGCAACGATGG TGCTCAACTGTTTAACACCGCGCGGAAATACTCCCCGACTCCTTGCCTGGACGTCGATTTTAACGAATTTTGTATGCGTCTCGATGAGAACCGCGAGAGTCGCGGCAGTGTTTCATATACGGATTATTACAGCAACGAGGATGGTCAGATACGTAAATTGGCGCAATTGCCGCAAGTGATACAGTCAGGTGCCGGTAGCGCGCAGACGAAGCTCGTGTGCGGCGACGATCTTCCGTGCGACAAtatcgacgacgacgaggatcACACGTTGACTCTGAAGCAGAGCGAGGAGCAAAAGAAGCAGGACGTTAAATCGATATTCGAGCAGAGGGACGACGTTAATCCCGCGAAACTCAGCAGCAGCTACAAGAAGATCGGACG TTTTCGTGTGGAAAGTACGGATGTATCGCGTGGCGATGTCAGATTCAAAGAGACCGACAACAACGCTTCCGACAGAGCGAAACCGCCCACGCCTCAGAAATCCGACGCTTCCACCGGGAAGTCCACCGCGGAAAAGGCGAGGAAGGACTTCAAAAAGGGCGGCAGTCCGCACACGTCTCAGAAGCGGAAGAATTTCTCGCGCTCGCAGAGCGTCACGACTCCCAAACCCGTCGCACCGAAAGTCGAGCAGAATTTCAGTTATTCGAGGCAGAGCTCATTTTCGACCATGTCTGATGCGGATCTGGAGGATTGGAAATTGAGCACACTGGATTCAACCGCGTCGCATTCGCCGAGCCAGCAAAAGGAACCTATATTAACTGTGGCCAGCAGTCTTACGGATAGCTCTAACATCACAGTCGGCTTCGATGTTAAAGAGgaggaaacaaaataa